The following are encoded together in the Arthrobacter sp. Y-9 genome:
- a CDS encoding alpha/beta hydrolase, with the protein MKRELVRTSDGAELELNTYAGGEDAAGPGVVVVIGSLVTAADYAKFAKALSEALKRPVHVLNRRGQGKSTPQTDSYSLEQDVEDLKAVLEHTGTRDLFGHSFGGALVLHAARSIPVDHLAVYDPAVSIDGSVQAPWIGEYEAARAAGDTEKALAIVMRGLEPHGALSRMPLHMLTLGNKLTATTGFGKEMREQLPNGVREIKAMIAADMSAEPFLELPLETLIMVGEKSPAYFGVACGRLHEVLSGSAYSVIPGLGHDGVNRAPARLIEPLAEFFAG; encoded by the coding sequence ATGAAGCGTGAGTTGGTGCGCACCTCTGACGGTGCCGAGCTGGAACTGAACACCTACGCCGGGGGCGAGGACGCCGCGGGACCGGGCGTCGTCGTGGTGATCGGATCGCTGGTCACCGCCGCCGACTACGCCAAATTCGCCAAGGCCCTCTCCGAGGCGCTGAAGCGGCCGGTCCACGTGCTCAACCGCCGTGGCCAGGGCAAGTCGACCCCGCAGACCGACTCCTACTCGCTCGAGCAGGACGTCGAGGATCTGAAGGCCGTGCTCGAGCACACCGGCACGCGCGACCTCTTCGGCCACAGCTTCGGCGGCGCCCTCGTGCTGCATGCGGCCCGCAGCATCCCCGTGGATCACCTGGCCGTCTACGACCCGGCCGTCTCGATCGACGGCAGCGTCCAGGCGCCGTGGATCGGCGAGTACGAGGCCGCCCGCGCCGCCGGTGACACCGAGAAGGCCCTCGCGATCGTGATGCGGGGCCTGGAACCGCACGGCGCCCTGTCCCGCATGCCGCTGCACATGCTGACGCTCGGCAACAAGCTGACCGCCACCACCGGCTTCGGCAAGGAGATGCGCGAACAGCTCCCCAACGGCGTCCGCGAGATCAAGGCCATGATCGCCGCCGACATGTCCGCCGAGCCGTTCCTGGAACTGCCGCTCGAGACGCTCATCATGGTCGGCGAGAAGAGCCCCGCGTACTTCGGGGTCGCATGCGGCCGCCTGCACGAGGTCCTGTCCGGCTCCGCGTACAGCGTGATCCCCGGTCTCGGCCACGACGGCGTGAACCGCGCCCCCGCCCGCCTGATCGAGCCGCTCGCGGAGTTCTTCGCGGGCTGA
- a CDS encoding alpha/beta hydrolase has translation MKFRKVLEVPRTESIVRAGDGAELAMDSYGESDADRSLVVVGGVFLTAALYRPFAQAFVTALESEDDGRSWSVHIYDRRGHGQSSEQGPEYGMDLEIADLEAVLRHTGAKHVLGHSLGGAVVLNAARHSGSGLGVSRLSVYDPAVNIDGSTPVDWLPAFSQAVNDGDVPRAMARMRRGMLPGTALSRAPEPILGLLFGALGRTKANKLFAELMPASVGELKAALEEEAHAEDFAGIAQECCIFYGARSPEYFKQTARLLHGSVPGPLRQVPRCVHGSVPAVGKRLVTALAQFHVHGAREEQHRGRKRKPAQRGTADAAA, from the coding sequence GTGAAGTTCCGGAAGGTCCTGGAAGTTCCCCGCACCGAATCCATCGTCCGTGCCGGGGACGGGGCGGAGTTGGCGATGGACAGTTATGGCGAGTCGGACGCGGACCGGAGCCTCGTCGTCGTCGGCGGGGTGTTCCTCACCGCGGCGCTCTACCGCCCTTTCGCGCAGGCCTTCGTGACCGCCCTCGAATCCGAGGACGACGGCCGCAGCTGGTCCGTCCACATCTACGACCGCCGGGGACACGGCCAGTCCTCCGAGCAGGGCCCCGAGTACGGCATGGATCTGGAGATCGCCGATCTGGAGGCGGTGCTGCGGCACACCGGGGCGAAGCACGTGCTGGGACACTCGCTGGGAGGCGCCGTGGTGCTCAACGCCGCACGGCACAGCGGCTCCGGGCTCGGCGTCTCCCGCCTCTCCGTCTATGACCCGGCCGTCAACATCGACGGCAGCACCCCCGTGGACTGGCTGCCGGCCTTCTCCCAGGCGGTGAACGACGGCGACGTCCCCCGCGCCATGGCGCGCATGCGGCGGGGCATGCTGCCGGGCACCGCCCTCTCCCGGGCGCCCGAACCGATCCTCGGCCTGCTCTTCGGGGCACTCGGCCGGACCAAGGCCAACAAGCTGTTCGCGGAGCTCATGCCCGCCTCCGTCGGGGAGCTGAAAGCGGCCCTGGAAGAGGAGGCCCACGCCGAGGATTTCGCCGGCATCGCGCAGGAGTGCTGCATCTTCTACGGCGCCCGCAGCCCCGAGTACTTCAAGCAGACGGCACGTCTCCTCCACGGCTCCGTGCCGGGTCCGCTGCGCCAGGTGCCGCGCTGCGTCCACGGGTCCGTCCCGGCCGTCGGCAAGCGTCTCGTCACCGCCCTCGCCCAGTTCCACGTCCACGGCGCCCGCGAGGAACAGCACCGCGGACGGAAGCGGAAGCCGGCGCAGCGGGGGACGGCGGACGCCGCCGCCTGA
- the lysS gene encoding lysine--tRNA ligase: MRVRQEKRQKLLELGMEAYPVGVERTHSLGEIREKYAHLVADETTGDVVGVTGRVVFVRNTGKLCFATLQDGNGVRLQAMLSLAVVGEEALSQWKSLVDLGDHVFIKGEVISSRRGELSIMAESWRMASKALRPLPVLHAGLNEETRVRQRYVDLLVRDEARQMVYTRASITRSIRETLNRHGYVEVETPILNLVHGGASARPFETHLNAFDQKMTLRIATELYLKRAVVGGIERVYDMGRVFRNEGVDSTHSPEFTTLECYEAWADQFVMAERMKEIILDAADAIGAGRVIQTEAGEIDLGGEWAWLGVYPGLSSAVGQEITPDTTEDELRAIAEKHGVKIDPAWGAEKLVVELFGEIVEPTLLNPTFVYDYPPSAQPLARPHREDGRLIEAWDLIIGGMERGTAFSELIDPVIQRERLTEQSRLAAAGDVEAMQLDEDFLRALEYGAPPMGGIGLGVDRLVMLFTGAGIRETILFPLLKPEAN, encoded by the coding sequence ATGCGGGTTCGCCAGGAAAAGCGCCAGAAGCTGCTCGAGCTCGGCATGGAGGCGTACCCGGTGGGGGTGGAGCGCACTCACTCGCTGGGCGAGATCCGCGAGAAGTACGCCCACCTGGTGGCCGATGAGACCACCGGCGACGTCGTGGGCGTCACCGGCCGCGTGGTGTTCGTGCGCAACACCGGCAAGCTCTGCTTCGCCACCCTCCAGGACGGCAACGGCGTCCGCCTCCAGGCCATGCTGAGCCTGGCCGTGGTGGGCGAGGAGGCCCTCTCCCAGTGGAAGTCCCTCGTGGACCTGGGGGATCACGTCTTCATCAAGGGCGAGGTCATCTCCTCCCGCCGCGGTGAGCTGTCGATCATGGCCGAGTCCTGGCGGATGGCCTCCAAGGCCCTGCGCCCGCTGCCCGTGCTGCACGCCGGCCTGAACGAGGAGACCCGCGTCCGTCAGCGGTACGTCGACCTCCTGGTCCGCGACGAGGCGCGCCAGATGGTCTACACCCGCGCGTCGATCACGCGGTCCATCCGCGAGACGCTCAACCGCCACGGCTACGTGGAGGTGGAGACCCCGATCCTCAACCTGGTCCACGGCGGCGCCTCTGCCCGTCCGTTCGAGACGCACCTCAACGCCTTCGACCAGAAGATGACCCTGCGCATCGCCACGGAGCTGTATTTGAAGCGCGCCGTGGTCGGCGGAATCGAACGCGTCTATGACATGGGACGCGTCTTCCGGAATGAAGGTGTCGATTCCACGCACAGCCCGGAATTCACCACCCTGGAATGCTATGAGGCCTGGGCGGATCAATTCGTCATGGCCGAACGGATGAAAGAGATCATCCTGGACGCCGCCGATGCAATTGGCGCCGGCCGGGTGATCCAGACGGAGGCCGGCGAAATCGACCTCGGTGGGGAATGGGCGTGGCTCGGTGTGTATCCGGGTCTCTCCAGCGCCGTCGGTCAGGAAATCACCCCGGACACCACGGAAGATGAACTGCGCGCTATCGCCGAAAAGCACGGCGTGAAGATCGACCCCGCATGGGGTGCGGAAAAACTCGTGGTGGAGCTTTTCGGGGAGATCGTGGAACCGACTCTGCTGAATCCGACTTTCGTCTACGATTACCCGCCCTCTGCCCAGCCCCTGGCCCGTCCGCACCGCGAGGACGGCCGGCTGATCGAGGCCTGGGATCTGATCATCGGCGGCATGGAACGCGGCACCGCGTTCTCCGAATTGATCGACCCCGTCATTCAGCGTGAGCGCCTGACGGAGCAGTCCCGTCTGGCCGCGGCCGGCGACGTCGAGGCCATGCAGCTGGACGAGGACTTCCTCCGCGCCCTCGAATACGGCGCCCCGCCCATGGGCGGCATCGGTCTCGGCGTGGACCGCCTGGTGATGCTTTTCACGGGAGCC